One segment of Nitrospirota bacterium DNA contains the following:
- a CDS encoding HD-GYP domain-containing protein, whose protein sequence is MADSDRTELDRSAKDIVNQLAAIIRTSQIHDPSNVAVMQGIEKFITLVNALLDSPAAAEGISLEMVGEYFYLNESRVKFSMEYLVNFDFLMREFRKHDLGSVSFLGTLSKEDIQRFLKAFLSASFSSDPYVELAEGLDDIPGIRIAPPRKIQTRDNEYDIRRTVKHTYFNAVSFTKGVMTKIQSGEKINVRRAKRVVQSMVDLLLSEEELVLGMSAIKDYDDYTYHHCVNVSILSMALGQKLGFSKQSLLELGMVALFHDIGKTDVPPEVLNKPGSFTEEEWKIVRKHPFWGVRAILKMKGFDMVSVRSAIAAFEHHIRYDKGGYPERRHPEEVDLYSRIVSLADQYDGMTSARVYSRTPMAPDKALSVMMERAGSSLDPLLFKFFINMVGLYPVGTAVLLNTRQLALVYGNNPTFPDRPKVMVVTDAEGNKASGALVDLTEKDQAGAYQRSIMKTMDPGKYKINLAEYLL, encoded by the coding sequence ATGGCCGACAGCGATAGGACGGAGCTGGACAGGTCCGCCAAGGACATCGTCAATCAGCTGGCCGCCATCATCCGCACCTCCCAGATTCACGACCCCTCCAACGTGGCGGTCATGCAGGGGATAGAGAAGTTCATCACGCTCGTCAACGCCCTCCTGGACTCCCCGGCGGCGGCCGAGGGCATCTCCCTGGAGATGGTGGGGGAGTATTTCTATCTCAACGAATCCCGCGTGAAGTTCTCCATGGAGTACCTGGTGAACTTCGACTTTCTCATGCGGGAGTTCCGCAAGCACGACCTGGGCAGCGTGAGCTTCCTCGGCACACTCTCCAAGGAGGACATCCAGCGGTTCCTGAAGGCCTTCCTCTCCGCCTCCTTCTCTTCGGACCCCTACGTCGAGCTGGCCGAAGGCCTGGACGATATCCCCGGCATCCGGATAGCCCCTCCCCGGAAGATACAGACCCGGGACAACGAGTACGACATCAGAAGGACGGTCAAGCACACGTACTTCAACGCCGTCTCCTTCACCAAGGGCGTGATGACCAAGATACAGTCCGGCGAGAAGATAAACGTCAGACGGGCCAAGCGCGTCGTTCAGTCCATGGTGGACCTTCTGTTGAGCGAGGAGGAACTGGTCCTGGGGATGAGCGCCATCAAGGACTACGACGATTATACGTATCACCATTGCGTCAACGTGAGCATCCTGTCCATGGCCCTGGGGCAGAAGCTGGGCTTTTCCAAGCAGTCCCTCCTGGAGCTCGGCATGGTGGCTCTGTTCCATGACATCGGGAAGACCGACGTTCCCCCGGAGGTCCTGAACAAGCCCGGCTCCTTTACCGAGGAGGAGTGGAAGATCGTCCGGAAGCATCCATTCTGGGGCGTACGGGCCATCCTGAAGATGAAGGGTTTCGACATGGTTTCCGTGCGGAGCGCCATCGCGGCCTTCGAGCACCACATCCGGTACGACAAGGGAGGGTATCCCGAGCGGAGGCACCCCGAGGAGGTGGACCTGTACTCCCGCATCGTGAGCCTTGCCGACCAGTACGACGGCATGACCTCGGCGCGCGTCTACTCCCGGACCCCCATGGCCCCGGACAAGGCGCTCAGCGTCATGATGGAGAGGGCCGGAAGCTCCCTGGACCCCCTGCTGTTCAAGTTCTTCATCAACATGGTGGGCCTCTACCCGGTGGGCACGGCGGTCCTCTTGAACACCAGGCAGCTCGCCCTCGTCTACGGAAACAACCCCACCTTTCCCGACAGGCCCAAGGTCATGGTCGTCACCGACGCGGAGGGAAACAAGGCCTCCGGCGCCCTGGTGGACCTTACAGAGAAGGACCAGGCGGGCGCCTACCAGCGCTCCATCATGAAGACCATGGACCCGGGCAAGTACAAGATAAACCTGGCCGAGTACCTTCTCTGA
- a CDS encoding HEAT repeat domain-containing protein — translation MPGQDEIKTELGKEARELVQSLLKARKNLRLYPVNNPMYTRTVEDTFKRVDDILAAEESLELLISRNDISVAGESVYRSEEKDENLALFFFRDGLRSLSFVRGLGKEEFQDFLSVLSYDFDREDVEDDLVTLLWERDFRFIRYTVDETVLMEDDGYEEKAVSQAKEDASTDEGLRKAYEDAFKAEDVDGQHVPMSITDADLKALASEVEKDMEENKQSKLMGILFDMLYGADTLEEFKDITRIMMNAVEFSVRRGDLKTPANIFRRIRILLKKSRSPHVRKNLGMVLAFGGSEQVVKVIGEWLDTKGGPDEEDCSRYVGNLESNAIASFISLLGELETIGGRKSAIDALVVLGRKDVDALARGLRDPRWFVVRNIVYILWRMGDPRAVDYLVRVVNHPEPRVRKEVLKGLGELKEPKAVQPVALCLEDGDPSVRMTAAKALAAVGSEEAKAALLERMPQRRLMATEFREMKEYFEALSAWKDRDIYDFLMGLLTRKPFFRRSKYKEVKACAVYALGLLGNPEALPVLEGLRNARNRMLSEQAGAAVKRISYGRQR, via the coding sequence ATGCCGGGCCAGGACGAGATAAAGACGGAACTGGGCAAGGAAGCGCGCGAACTCGTCCAATCCCTCCTGAAGGCCAGAAAGAACCTCCGTTTGTACCCCGTGAACAACCCCATGTACACGCGCACGGTTGAGGATACTTTCAAGCGCGTGGACGACATCCTTGCCGCCGAGGAGTCCCTGGAGCTGCTCATCAGCCGTAACGACATAAGCGTGGCCGGAGAGTCCGTCTACCGGAGCGAGGAGAAGGACGAGAACCTGGCCCTTTTTTTCTTCCGTGACGGCCTGCGCTCCCTGAGCTTCGTCCGGGGGCTCGGGAAGGAGGAGTTCCAGGACTTCCTGAGCGTCCTTTCCTACGACTTCGACCGCGAGGACGTCGAGGACGACCTGGTCACGCTGCTCTGGGAGAGGGACTTCCGCTTCATCCGGTACACCGTGGACGAGACCGTCCTCATGGAGGACGACGGGTACGAGGAGAAGGCGGTCAGCCAGGCCAAGGAAGACGCCTCCACCGACGAGGGCCTCAGGAAGGCGTATGAGGACGCCTTCAAGGCCGAGGACGTGGACGGGCAGCACGTGCCCATGTCCATAACGGACGCCGACCTCAAGGCCCTGGCCTCGGAGGTCGAGAAGGACATGGAGGAGAACAAGCAGTCCAAGCTCATGGGCATCCTCTTTGACATGCTCTACGGGGCGGACACCCTGGAGGAGTTCAAGGACATCACCCGCATCATGATGAACGCCGTGGAGTTTTCGGTGCGGAGGGGCGACCTCAAAACCCCGGCGAACATCTTCCGGCGGATACGGATTCTTCTGAAGAAATCCCGTTCCCCCCATGTAAGGAAGAACCTGGGCATGGTCCTGGCCTTCGGGGGCTCGGAGCAGGTGGTCAAGGTCATCGGCGAGTGGCTGGACACCAAGGGAGGTCCGGACGAGGAGGATTGCAGCCGTTACGTCGGCAACCTCGAGTCCAACGCCATAGCCTCGTTCATCTCCCTGCTGGGCGAGCTGGAGACCATCGGCGGGCGCAAGAGCGCCATCGACGCGCTGGTCGTCCTGGGAAGGAAGGACGTGGACGCGCTGGCCCGGGGGCTTCGCGACCCGCGATGGTTCGTGGTGCGCAACATCGTCTACATCCTCTGGCGCATGGGCGACCCCCGTGCCGTCGATTACCTCGTCAGGGTTGTCAACCATCCGGAGCCCCGGGTGCGCAAGGAGGTGCTCAAGGGGCTCGGAGAGCTCAAGGAGCCGAAGGCCGTGCAGCCCGTCGCCCTGTGCCTGGAGGACGGGGACCCCTCCGTGCGCATGACGGCGGCCAAGGCCCTGGCCGCGGTGGGCTCGGAGGAGGCCAAGGCCGCCCTCCTGGAGCGGATGCCCCAGAGGCGGCTCATGGCCACCGAGTTCCGGGAGATGAAGGAGTACTTCGAGGCCCTTTCGGCCTGGAAGGACCGGGACATCTACGATTTCCTGATGGGGTTGCTCACGCGGAAGCCTTTCTTCAGGCGGTCCAAGTACAAAGAGGTCAAGGCCTGCGCGGTCTACGCCCTCGGCCTCCTGGGAAACCCCGAGGCCCTTCCCGTGCTGGAGGGGTTGCGCAACGCGCGCAACAGGATGCTCAGCGAGCAGGCCGGAGCCGCCGTCAAGAGGATAAGCTATGGCCGACAGCGATAG
- the tatC gene encoding twin-arginine translocase subunit TatC, with protein MAEEKMPITEHLSELRRRLFVSVGAVIIGFIVAFNFSENIYDLLILPLHTTITIKARPPYVFLAERAGALKELVFLAPTEAFWVHLKIALIAAVVAVSPVLFQQTWKFISPGLHPRERKFAVPFVLVTSGLFVAGTAFCFVIVLPFAIKFLLGYKTASLVPMLSVQKYVDFCLTSILAFGGVFELPVITVFLARLGVVTPKSLAKNRKYAVLLAFVGAAILTPPDAFTQVLMAGPIIVLYEAGILASRLFGRRKTESDTGQEP; from the coding sequence ATGGCCGAAGAGAAGATGCCCATCACGGAGCACCTCTCCGAGCTCAGGCGCAGGCTCTTCGTCTCCGTCGGCGCCGTCATCATAGGGTTCATCGTCGCCTTCAACTTCTCGGAGAACATCTACGACCTTCTCATCCTCCCGCTTCACACCACCATCACCATCAAGGCCCGGCCCCCCTACGTCTTTCTGGCCGAGAGGGCGGGGGCCCTCAAGGAGCTCGTCTTCCTCGCCCCTACGGAGGCCTTCTGGGTACACCTGAAAATAGCCCTCATCGCCGCCGTCGTGGCCGTCTCGCCCGTGCTGTTTCAGCAGACCTGGAAATTCATCTCCCCCGGGCTTCATCCCCGGGAAAGGAAGTTCGCCGTCCCTTTCGTCCTGGTCACCTCGGGGCTTTTCGTGGCGGGAACGGCGTTCTGCTTCGTCATTGTGCTGCCGTTCGCCATAAAGTTCCTCCTGGGCTACAAGACCGCCTCCCTGGTCCCCATGCTCTCGGTGCAGAAATACGTGGATTTCTGCCTCACCTCGATTCTCGCATTCGGTGGGGTCTTCGAGCTCCCCGTCATCACCGTGTTCCTTGCCCGCCTGGGCGTGGTCACGCCCAAGTCCTTGGCCAAGAACAGAAAATACGCGGTTCTGCTGGCCTTCGTGGGCGCGGCCATTCTCACCCCGCCGGACGCCTTCACGCAGGTCCTGATGGCGGGTCCCATAATCGTTTTGTACGAGGCCGGGATACTGGCTTCGCGCCTCTTCGGCAGGAGGAAGACGGAAAGTGATACGGGGCAAGAACCTTAA
- the tatB gene encoding Sec-independent protein translocase protein TatB, whose product MFDLGMQELVVIFVVALLVFGPKRLPELARTLGKSVAQLKRAMTDVKDEMDKEFDILEKPGRQLDVPAWKEETAGAPEKAEEPREEERQQPQASAEERQGAEEGSGSGGRREESPSSGEAEKDGEGI is encoded by the coding sequence ATGTTCGACCTGGGGATGCAGGAGCTCGTCGTCATTTTCGTCGTCGCCCTCCTGGTGTTTGGACCCAAGAGGCTTCCGGAGCTGGCCCGGACCCTGGGCAAGAGCGTGGCGCAGCTGAAGCGGGCCATGACGGACGTGAAGGACGAGATGGACAAGGAGTTCGATATCCTGGAGAAGCCCGGCAGGCAGCTCGACGTCCCCGCCTGGAAGGAGGAAACCGCTGGGGCCCCGGAGAAGGCGGAGGAGCCCCGGGAGGAGGAGCGGCAGCAGCCGCAGGCTTCAGCCGAGGAGCGGCAGGGGGCGGAGGAAGGTTCCGGGAGCGGTGGGCGGCGCGAGGAAAGCCCCTCTTCCGGCGAGGCCGAGAAGGATGGGGAAGGCATCTGA
- the mfd gene encoding transcription-repair coupling factor: MKESKLRSILDEFYSSLRPAAPRLYNLAGSAAALLLALREEPFLMVEHTEEVSRVLGEDVLFFRKLLGRTSVPLRRLPEPDGPELAGRRAEALYGLPEGGTASPMLITSEGALEAPQWEPRVLAERVLALGAGDEIAREEAARRLHGLGYRRAPLVTEPGQYSLRGWILDIYPSTDARAMRVEFFGEEIENIRAFDVDTQRSVAEVEGVLVMPAVEPGEGPGILDLLTGVPVLWSGDNHAEPPAGAVVLSRYGFAGEGIEAPALSIAGLGILPGERKDVYSLPGVLQEVGKEHRVIVVSSSEGQAERLRQVFLDGGLIVPRVPLEEVASYAGRYAITVGGLSEGLFLRGLLVLTEKEIFGGRPAYRPLRKSRVSGLLRNVDDLLVGDHVVHSDRGIGRFEGLVRQSVEDVEYDMLVLRYAEGDRLYVPLDAIDRVRKYHAEEGVVPELDSLRSRRWQRTKQRVRKKVQELASRLLKVYAEREVAEGFRFSPDTEMHREFDSFFPYEETPDQLRAVREIKEDMESARPMDRLLCGDVGYGKTEVAMRAAFKAVYDGKQVAVLVPTTLLCEQHHRIFTKRFAAFPVTIDSLSRFKTPGERRQTLRKVKRGEVDIVIATHALLRRDMEFRDLGLLVIDEEHRFGVRQKERIKELKRGVDVLSLSATPIPRTLQMSLSGIRGMSLIETPPEERLAVQSAVSAFDRDLIRSAVQREVDRRGQVFYVHNRIQDIDGVAARLRDIVPLARIAVAHGRMPEGKLEEIMLRFLNREVDVLLSTAIVGAGLDIPTANTIIVDMAHRMGLADLYQLRGRVGRSNVRAYAFFIIPGERVLTDEARKRLQAIQDLSYMGAGFRLAMRDLEIRGAGNLLGPEQSGNIHAVGFDLYVEMLEEAVAGLRGLEVKEAVRTEISLRVDAYVPDDYIEDMALRLSVYRRISGARSPEDLEDIEAEMADRFGPSPPPFGNLLRVRSLGIAAERLHMTEITARDAAVRFTLSPDTELSPGDILSALNGRVRFLPNGFELSAEGDLFEETGAALEALSRAAGGPPGG, encoded by the coding sequence ATGAAAGAGAGCAAGCTCCGCAGCATCCTCGACGAGTTTTATTCCTCCCTGAGGCCCGCCGCGCCGCGCCTGTACAACCTGGCGGGCTCGGCCGCGGCCCTTTTGCTCGCCCTCCGGGAGGAGCCCTTCCTCATGGTGGAGCACACCGAGGAGGTGTCCCGCGTCCTCGGGGAGGACGTGCTTTTCTTCCGGAAGCTCCTGGGCAGAACGTCCGTACCCCTTCGCCGCCTCCCCGAGCCCGACGGCCCGGAACTGGCCGGCAGGAGGGCCGAGGCGCTCTACGGCCTCCCGGAAGGCGGGACGGCCTCGCCCATGCTCATCACCTCCGAGGGCGCCCTGGAGGCCCCCCAGTGGGAGCCCCGGGTTCTGGCCGAGCGGGTGCTGGCCCTCGGGGCGGGGGACGAGATTGCCCGCGAGGAGGCCGCCCGGAGGCTCCACGGGCTGGGCTACCGGCGGGCCCCCCTGGTGACGGAGCCGGGACAGTACAGCCTGAGGGGCTGGATCCTGGACATCTACCCCTCCACGGACGCCCGCGCCATGAGGGTGGAGTTCTTCGGCGAGGAGATAGAAAACATCCGGGCCTTCGACGTGGACACCCAACGCTCGGTGGCCGAGGTGGAGGGCGTCCTGGTGATGCCCGCCGTGGAGCCCGGGGAGGGCCCCGGCATCCTCGACCTCCTCACCGGCGTGCCCGTCCTCTGGTCCGGGGACAACCACGCCGAGCCCCCCGCCGGTGCCGTGGTCCTCTCCCGCTACGGGTTCGCCGGGGAGGGCATCGAGGCCCCGGCCCTGAGCATTGCGGGCCTGGGCATCCTCCCCGGGGAGAGAAAGGACGTCTATTCCCTCCCCGGCGTCCTTCAGGAGGTGGGCAAGGAGCACCGCGTCATCGTCGTTTCTTCTTCGGAGGGGCAGGCGGAGCGGCTGAGACAGGTTTTTCTGGACGGGGGGCTCATCGTCCCGCGGGTGCCCCTGGAGGAGGTCGCCTCATACGCCGGGCGGTACGCCATCACGGTGGGCGGCCTCTCCGAGGGCCTCTTCCTCCGGGGGCTCCTGGTCCTGACGGAAAAGGAGATATTCGGCGGCCGTCCGGCCTACAGGCCTCTGAGGAAATCCCGGGTCTCCGGCCTCCTCCGAAACGTCGACGACCTCCTCGTGGGCGACCACGTGGTGCACTCGGACAGGGGCATCGGGCGGTTCGAGGGCCTGGTGCGGCAGAGCGTGGAGGACGTGGAGTACGACATGCTGGTGCTGCGCTACGCCGAGGGCGACAGGCTCTACGTCCCCCTGGACGCCATAGACAGGGTCCGAAAATACCACGCCGAGGAGGGCGTCGTCCCGGAGCTGGACAGCCTCCGCTCCCGGAGGTGGCAAAGGACGAAGCAGCGGGTCAGAAAGAAGGTCCAGGAGCTGGCCTCGCGCCTCCTCAAGGTCTATGCCGAGCGCGAGGTGGCCGAGGGCTTCCGCTTCAGCCCGGATACCGAAATGCACCGGGAGTTCGACAGCTTTTTCCCCTACGAGGAAACCCCCGACCAGCTCCGGGCCGTCCGGGAGATAAAGGAGGACATGGAGTCCGCCCGCCCCATGGACCGCCTTCTCTGCGGGGACGTGGGCTACGGAAAGACGGAGGTGGCCATGCGCGCGGCCTTCAAGGCCGTCTACGACGGCAAGCAGGTGGCCGTGCTGGTGCCCACGACCCTCCTGTGCGAGCAGCACCACCGGATATTCACGAAGCGCTTCGCCGCCTTCCCCGTCACCATAGACAGCCTGAGCAGGTTCAAGACACCCGGGGAAAGGCGGCAGACCCTGCGGAAGGTCAAGCGGGGCGAGGTGGACATCGTCATCGCCACCCACGCCCTCCTGCGCCGGGACATGGAGTTCCGCGACCTGGGTCTCCTCGTCATCGACGAGGAGCATCGCTTCGGCGTGCGCCAGAAGGAGCGCATCAAGGAGCTGAAGCGCGGCGTGGACGTGCTGTCCCTGAGCGCCACGCCCATTCCCCGCACGCTTCAGATGTCTCTTTCGGGCATCCGGGGGATGAGCCTCATCGAGACCCCCCCGGAGGAGCGCCTGGCCGTGCAGAGCGCCGTGAGCGCCTTCGACCGGGACCTCATCCGCTCGGCGGTCCAAAGGGAGGTGGACCGGCGCGGGCAGGTCTTCTACGTCCACAACCGCATCCAGGACATCGACGGGGTGGCCGCGCGGCTCAGGGACATCGTCCCCTTGGCCCGCATCGCGGTGGCCCACGGGCGGATGCCCGAGGGGAAGCTCGAGGAAATCATGCTCCGGTTCCTGAACCGGGAGGTGGACGTCCTGCTCTCCACGGCCATCGTGGGGGCGGGGCTGGACATACCCACGGCAAACACCATCATCGTGGACATGGCCCACCGGATGGGCCTGGCCGACCTGTACCAGCTCAGGGGCAGGGTGGGGCGGAGCAACGTGCGGGCCTACGCCTTCTTCATCATCCCGGGGGAGCGCGTCCTCACCGACGAGGCGCGCAAGAGGCTTCAGGCCATACAGGACCTCAGCTACATGGGGGCGGGCTTCAGGCTGGCCATGCGCGACCTGGAGATACGCGGGGCGGGAAACCTCCTGGGGCCGGAGCAGTCGGGCAACATCCACGCTGTGGGCTTCGACCTGTACGTCGAGATGCTGGAGGAGGCCGTCGCCGGGCTCAGGGGGCTCGAGGTGAAGGAGGCCGTCCGCACGGAGATCTCCCTTCGAGTGGACGCCTACGTCCCGGACGACTATATCGAGGACATGGCGCTTCGCCTGAGCGTGTACCGCCGCATCTCGGGCGCCCGGAGCCCGGAGGACCTCGAGGACATAGAGGCCGAGATGGCCGACCGCTTCGGTCCGTCGCCGCCCCCGTTTGGAAACCTCCTTCGCGTCCGCTCGCTGGGAATCGCGGCGGAGAGGCTGCACATGACGGAAATCACGGCCCGGGACGCCGCGGTGCGCTTCACCCTCTCGCCGGATACGGAGCTTTCCCCGGGGGACATCCTCTCGGCCCTGAACGGAAGGGTGCGGTTTCTGCCCAACGGCTTTGAGCTTTCGGCCGAGGGCGACCTGTTCGAGGAGACCGGGGCCGCCCTGGAGGCTCTCTCGAGGGCCGCGGGCGGCCCCCCGGGCGGATGA
- a CDS encoding adenylyltransferase/cytidyltransferase family protein, with protein MRAKIILDRDELRRLLKAERAAGRKVVFTNGCFDILHLGHVRYLREAGRLGDVLVVGVNSDRSAGRLKPGRPVVPEAQRAEVVSALEMVDYVTVFGEDTPYELIRLLAPDVLVKGGDWAPGDIVGSDLVPETYSLPYLEGISTSAIIERIRRLG; from the coding sequence ATGCGGGCGAAAATCATCCTCGACCGGGATGAGCTCAGGCGGCTCCTCAAGGCCGAACGGGCCGCCGGGCGCAAGGTCGTCTTCACCAACGGATGCTTCGACATCCTGCACCTGGGCCATGTGCGCTACCTGAGGGAGGCCGGGCGCCTGGGGGACGTCCTGGTGGTCGGGGTCAACTCCGACCGCTCGGCCGGCCGCCTGAAGCCCGGGCGGCCGGTGGTGCCCGAAGCGCAGAGGGCCGAGGTGGTCTCGGCCCTGGAGATGGTGGACTACGTGACCGTCTTCGGGGAGGACACCCCCTACGAGCTCATCAGACTCCTCGCGCCCGACGTGCTGGTGAAGGGAGGGGACTGGGCTCCCGGGGACATAGTGGGCTCCGACCTCGTCCCGGAGACGTACAGCCTCCCTTACCTGGAGGGCATCTCCACATCGGCCATCATCGAGAGGATTCGCCGCCTCGGATAG
- the rseP gene encoding RIP metalloprotease RseP: MTLLYAVILLGILIFVHELGHFLFAKVVGVKVEKFSLGFGPKLVGMKRGETEYMISAFPLGGYVKMLGESPGEEAERPLSEEDRRRAFNHQPVWKRFLIVFSGPVFNIVFAAVVFILLFMSGVPVLKSEVGEVMEGTPAAQAGLQKGDEIVSIDGTPITEWSGMSAVIQKSPGKELALTVKRDGRTLTLTITPEKKTVKDIFGEPREVGLIGIRPSGAQYTKELSPPEAVVTGVQKTGEICVLTVVAIVKLIERVVPAKTIGGPIFIFQLAGQTAERGALDFFTFMAVISINLGIINVLPIPVLDGGHLLFLGIEAVRRKPLSEKTIALAQKVGIVVLIMIMAFALYNDILRIITGQEIP, from the coding sequence ATGACGCTGCTTTACGCCGTCATACTGCTGGGCATCCTCATTTTCGTCCACGAGCTGGGCCACTTCCTCTTTGCCAAGGTCGTGGGCGTGAAGGTCGAGAAGTTCTCTCTGGGCTTCGGACCCAAGCTCGTGGGGATGAAGCGGGGAGAGACGGAATACATGATAAGCGCCTTTCCCCTGGGGGGGTATGTCAAGATGCTGGGGGAATCCCCCGGCGAGGAGGCCGAGCGGCCCCTGAGCGAGGAGGACAGGAGGAGGGCCTTCAACCACCAGCCCGTCTGGAAGAGGTTCCTGATCGTCTTCTCCGGGCCCGTTTTCAACATCGTCTTTGCCGCCGTGGTCTTCATCCTTCTTTTCATGAGCGGCGTGCCGGTCCTGAAAAGCGAGGTGGGCGAGGTGATGGAAGGCACGCCGGCGGCGCAGGCCGGGCTTCAGAAGGGCGACGAAATCGTCTCCATAGACGGCACACCCATAACCGAGTGGTCGGGCATGTCCGCCGTCATTCAAAAGAGCCCGGGCAAGGAGCTTGCCCTCACCGTAAAGAGGGACGGCAGGACCCTCACCCTCACCATCACCCCCGAGAAAAAGACCGTCAAGGACATCTTCGGCGAGCCCCGGGAGGTGGGACTCATCGGCATCCGGCCCTCCGGGGCGCAGTACACCAAGGAGCTGAGCCCCCCCGAGGCCGTGGTCACGGGCGTTCAGAAGACCGGGGAGATATGCGTCCTCACGGTGGTGGCCATCGTCAAGCTCATCGAGAGGGTCGTTCCCGCCAAGACCATCGGGGGGCCCATATTCATTTTTCAGCTGGCCGGCCAGACGGCTGAGCGGGGCGCCCTGGATTTCTTCACCTTCATGGCCGTCATCAGCATCAACCTGGGCATCATCAACGTCCTGCCCATCCCGGTCCTGGACGGCGGCCATCTCCTTTTCCTCGGCATCGAGGCCGTCAGGCGCAAGCCCCTCAGCGAGAAGACCATCGCCCTGGCCCAGAAGGTGGGAATCGTCGTGCTTATCATGATCATGGCCTTCGCCCTTTATAACGACATCCTCCGGATTATCACGGGGCAGGAGATTCCGTAG
- a CDS encoding 1-deoxy-D-xylulose-5-phosphate reductoisomerase: protein MKNIVVLGSTGSIGRSTLSVVAEHPGLFRVVGLAARRNHDLLLRQVRDFSPEVVAVFDGEAARTVKAGCRVPVLDGPEGLEEVARHPGADIVISAIEGSAGLAPTLAALGAGKTVGLANKETLVIAGAVVRRAAREHGARILPVDSEHSAVFQCLEGGGREHLRRIVLTASGGPFVHKSAGELREVTPEEALRHPSWSMGRKITVDSATLMNKGLEVIEAHHLFDLGPERIGVVVHPQSIVHSLVEFVDGSLLAQLSVPDMRGAIAYALSYPQRLDGVIERLDLAEVGTLSFHEPDTERFPCLAYAYEALRAGGTMPAVLNAANEVAVEAFLQGRLAFTDIPVVIRQSMGEHTAARADDLEAVLEAHRWAAGRALELVGTASSSQGRTRARR from the coding sequence ATGAAAAACATAGTCGTTCTTGGTTCCACGGGCTCCATCGGGCGGAGCACTCTCTCTGTGGTGGCCGAGCACCCCGGCCTGTTCCGGGTGGTGGGGCTCGCCGCACGGCGCAACCACGACCTGCTCCTCAGGCAGGTGCGGGATTTCTCACCGGAGGTGGTGGCCGTCTTCGACGGCGAGGCGGCCCGCACCGTGAAGGCCGGCTGCCGGGTGCCCGTCCTCGACGGGCCCGAAGGGCTTGAGGAGGTGGCCCGCCACCCGGGCGCCGACATTGTCATCTCCGCCATTGAGGGCTCCGCGGGCCTCGCCCCCACGCTGGCCGCCCTTGGGGCGGGAAAGACCGTGGGGCTGGCGAACAAGGAGACCCTGGTCATCGCCGGGGCGGTCGTCCGGAGGGCCGCGCGGGAGCACGGCGCCCGCATCCTTCCGGTGGACAGCGAGCACAGCGCGGTGTTTCAGTGCCTGGAGGGCGGGGGCCGGGAGCACCTTCGGCGCATCGTGCTGACCGCCTCGGGCGGGCCCTTCGTCCACAAAAGCGCCGGGGAGCTCCGCGAAGTCACCCCCGAGGAAGCCCTCCGGCATCCCAGTTGGAGCATGGGCCGAAAGATTACCGTGGATTCCGCCACCCTCATGAACAAGGGCCTGGAGGTCATCGAGGCCCACCACCTCTTCGACCTGGGGCCCGAGCGCATCGGCGTTGTCGTACATCCCCAGAGCATCGTGCACTCCCTGGTGGAGTTCGTTGACGGCTCCTTGCTCGCGCAGCTCTCGGTCCCGGACATGCGGGGGGCCATCGCCTATGCCCTGTCCTATCCCCAGAGGCTGGACGGCGTCATCGAAAGGCTGGACCTGGCGGAGGTGGGCACACTGAGCTTCCATGAGCCCGATACGGAGCGTTTTCCCTGCCTTGCCTACGCCTACGAGGCCCTCCGGGCCGGCGGGACGATGCCGGCGGTGCTGAACGCCGCCAACGAGGTCGCCGTGGAGGCGTTCCTCCAGGGCAGGCTGGCCTTTACGGACATCCCGGTCGTCATACGGCAGAGCATGGGAGAGCACACGGCCGCCCGGGCGGACGACCTCGAGGCGGTCCTCGAGGCCCACCGGTGGGCGGCCGGGAGGGCTCTGGAGCTGGTGGGAACCGCCTCGTCCTCCCAGGGGCGCACGAGGGCCCGCAGATGA
- a CDS encoding Hsp20/alpha crystallin family protein: MAREKKGKGEIGPYGGNWGAPSLFEEMDRMFETFFGRRFGRRWLPSPRWAETAETAFPAVDMYEDDDQVVVKAELPGVRKEDIDVSVDDTVVTISGEKKMQEKVQRKDYYRVERSYGAFTRSLPLPAEVQSDKATAAFKDGVLEVRVPKTAAAKEKKVQLEVR, translated from the coding sequence ATGGCTCGGGAGAAAAAGGGAAAGGGTGAGATTGGGCCCTACGGGGGAAACTGGGGCGCGCCGTCGCTTTTCGAGGAGATGGACCGGATGTTCGAGACGTTCTTCGGCAGGCGTTTCGGCCGCCGGTGGCTGCCTTCCCCGCGATGGGCCGAGACGGCGGAGACGGCCTTTCCCGCGGTGGACATGTACGAGGACGATGACCAGGTGGTGGTGAAGGCGGAGCTGCCGGGGGTGCGGAAAGAGGACATCGACGTCAGCGTGGACGATACCGTGGTGACCATCTCCGGGGAGAAGAAGATGCAGGAGAAGGTGCAGAGAAAGGACTACTATCGCGTCGAGCGCTCCTACGGGGCCTTCACGCGGTCTCTGCCGCTACCGGCGGAGGTGCAGAGCGACAAGGCCACGGCCGCTTTCAAGGACGGCGTCCTGGAGGTCCGCGTTCCCAAGACGGCGGCCGCCAAGGAGAAGAAAGTCCAGCTCGAGGTCCGGTAA